A region of the bacterium genome:
TGGGCAACCCCCGGCAAATAGAAAACGCCGTCAGTTTGTACTGAATGATCCCTCAAAATACCGCCAGGGATCAGGCGGGTCTGACAGCGTTCGTTAAAAAACGTTTGCCGTTTATGAACCTTTGAACTTCCGAAGATCCGAAGGTGTGAAGCATAGGCGCTATTAGCATTCCCACCCTCGTATCTTCTCAACTTCCGGGAATGCTCAGCCCTCGCGTTTGCCCAGCTGGCGGTCCAGCATGAACAGCGAGCCCTTGGAATCCCCCAGCATCTTTATCTGGTTCACTATCTCCAGGGTCTGGGCCTCTTCCTCCACCTGCTCGTCCACGAACCACTTGCACATGCTGGCCGTGGCGTGGTCGCCTTCCTTGGTGGCCAGGTTGACGATGTCGTAGATCATGGCCGTCACCTTCTGCTCGTGTTTGTAGGCGTCCTCGAAGACGGCCAGCAGGCTGGCCCACTTGGCCGGCGGGGCCTCTATGGCCCTGAGCGCTATCTGGGAATTGGTGTCCTCCAGGAACTTGTAGAATTTCATGGCGTGGCCCATCTCCTCCCTGGCCTGGGCCTTCATCCACTGGGCGGCCCCGTTTAGGTTCTGGTCGGTGCACCATCCCGCCATTCCCAGATAAAGGTAAGCCGAATACATCTCGGCGTTGATCTGCTTGTTGATGATGTCCTGAACGCTCTGCTTGATCATGGTATTCTCCTTTAGTTTGAAAGTTTACAGTTTGAAGTTTGCATCAATCTACTTCCCAAATACTTAGATGCTCTGCCCGCTCAAACGATTCCAACATTTCAAACTATTTCAAACGGTTATAACAGCCCCAGTGTTTTGTGCTTTTCCAGTATCGAATCCGCCAGTTTGTCCAGGGCCTCAAAGTCCTCTTTGCGCGGCGCGCCTTTGATGTAGACCGGTTCCAGCACCTCGGCTTTGAGGTTGGTTAAAAGCGACTTGATGGTCTCCACCGCCTTGCTGCCCCAGCCGTAGGAGCCGATGATGCCCAGGAATTTGGTCTTGGGCCTTAAGGCCCCCACCAGCGCCGCGGCGTACAGCCCCTGGGGATGCGGGCCGACCAGGGCTGTGGAGGTGGCCAGGACCACCGTGGCGGCGTCGACCAGGGAAGAGGCCAGCTCGCCGGTGTCGGTCTTGGTAAGGTTGAAGGGTTTTACGGAAATGCCCCTTTTAACCAATGCCTCGGTCAGGTGCTTCACCATGGCCTCGGTGCTGCCGTGCATGGAGACCCAGGGGATCACCACCTCGTTCCTGACCTGCTCCGAGCTCCAGTCCTTGTAGGCCTCCACGATGTGGAACGGCTTTTTATACACCGGGCCGTGGCTGGGGCCTATCAGGTCTATGTCCATGGCCTCCAGCTTCTGCAGGTGCTTGACGATGGAGCTGCGGAAGGGCATCATGATCTCGGCGTAATAGCGCTTGGCGCCCTCCAGAACCGTGTCGTCGCAGGCGAAGATGTCGGTGGTGGCCAGGTGCGAGCCCAGAAAATCGCAGGAGAAGAGGACCTTGTCCTCTCTCAGGAAACTGAACATGGTCTCCGGCCAGTGCACCCAGGGGGCCAGGATGAATTCAAAGGTCTTGTCGCCCAGGGAAAGGGTGTCCCCATCCTTGACCACCTGAAACCTGTTCTCGGGGATGTGCAGCAGGTCCATCAGAAAGCCCTTGCACTTCTCATTGGTCACCACCGTCGCCTGCGGGAACTTCTCCGCCAGAAAACCGATGGAGCCGGAATGGTCCTGCTCGGCGTGGTTGCAGACGATGTAGTCGAGTGCCTTGACCTGGTGCTCGGCCAGGTTGGCCAGCAGCTCCTGGTACCTGGCCGGGTCCACGGAATCCACCAGCGCTGTCTTTTGGCTGCCCTTGACCAGATAGCAGTTATAGCTGGTGCCGTGGGGCAGCGGGATCAGCTCGTCAA
Encoded here:
- a CDS encoding ferritin — protein: MIKQSVQDIINKQINAEMYSAYLYLGMAGWCTDQNLNGAAQWMKAQAREEMGHAMKFYKFLEDTNSQIALRAIEAPPAKWASLLAVFEDAYKHEQKVTAMIYDIVNLATKEGDHATASMCKWFVDEQVEEEAQTLEIVNQIKMLGDSKGSLFMLDRQLGKREG
- a CDS encoding FprA family A-type flavoprotein, with amino-acid sequence MLRELKKNIYAVGVQDWDRRLFDELIPLPHGTSYNCYLVKGSQKTALVDSVDPARYQELLANLAEHQVKALDYIVCNHAEQDHSGSIGFLAEKFPQATVVTNEKCKGFLMDLLHIPENRFQVVKDGDTLSLGDKTFEFILAPWVHWPETMFSFLREDKVLFSCDFLGSHLATTDIFACDDTVLEGAKRYYAEIMMPFRSSIVKHLQKLEAMDIDLIGPSHGPVYKKPFHIVEAYKDWSSEQVRNEVVIPWVSMHGSTEAMVKHLTEALVKRGISVKPFNLTKTDTGELASSLVDAATVVLATSTALVGPHPQGLYAAALVGALRPKTKFLGIIGSYGWGSKAVETIKSLLTNLKAEVLEPVYIKGAPRKEDFEALDKLADSILEKHKTLGLL